In Cryptomeria japonica chromosome 10, Sugi_1.0, whole genome shotgun sequence, a genomic segment contains:
- the LOC131855766 gene encoding heat shock cognate 70 kDa protein-like has protein sequence MEGRGTGRGRGRGRGRGSGKEQERAIGIDLGTSYCCVAVWQSHHNMAEIIVNEQGNRTTPSMVAFTQSQRLIGDAAKNRIATNPVNTVFDAKRLIGRRFSDSCMHDDIKFWPFTVIQGKDDKPVIEVTYKEETKLFAPEEISSMLLMKMKTISERYLKCEVENAVITVPAYFNDAQKRATKDAGKIAGLNVMRILNEPTAAAISYGFHDVFTGEKNIVVFDLGGGTFDVSVLSVQKGKIVVNAVKGDMHLGGQDFDNRMLNYCVQKFNTKYKVDMSKSAKALRRLRSECERAKRNLSLEEETVINIDCLYKEHDFSVNVSRAKFEELNAELFEKCIEIVRECLHDAHMSNDQIDDIVLVGGSSRITKLQELLRQNFGQEEVCNKVNPDEAVAYGAAVQAAALNNEDVTLALTDVTPLSLGTETDDDAITVVVPRNTPIPTQRKKYFTTSYDDQTSVNVGVYEGERALIAQNNLLGEFDLSGIPPARCGVPSVKVCFKISEGGILTASAEDEGSGASKEITITNAGGRLSKEEVGEMIADAEKFREDDEKVKKKNMARKSLEHFIYNMKSRITEAKAKHNIKTSVAEGVLLTLNNAQEWLDDNEDAEASEFENELKELQNDRLPDFTRNL, from the coding sequence ATGGAAGGAAGGGggacaggcagaggcagaggcagaggcagggGTAGGGGCAGTGGGAAAGAGCAAGAGAGGGCCATTGGAATAGATCTGGGTACAAGCTACTGTTGTGTTGCGGTATGGCAGTCGCACCATAACATGGCTGAGATCATTGTTAATGAGCAAGGAAACAGAACCACTCCTTCCATGGTTGCTTTTACCCAATCCCAGAGACTTATTGGCGATGCTGCTAAGAACCGGATTGCAACCAATCCTGTTAACACAGTCTTTGATGCCAAGCGACTCATTGGAAGGCGCTTCTCTGATTCTTGTATGCACGATGACATCAAATTCTGGCCATTTACTGTCATCCAAGGTAAGGATGATAAGCCTGTCATCGAAGTCACTTACAAAGAAGAAACTAAGTTATTTGCGCCTGAAGAGATCTCGTCCATGCTGCTCATGAAAATGAAGACCATTTCTGAAAGATATCTTAAGTGCGAGGTGGAGAATGCCGTTATCACTGTGCCTGCTTATTTTAATGATGCGCAGAAGAGAGCCACAAAGGATGCTGGTAAGATTGCAGGCCTCAATGTCATGCGAATACTTAACGAGCCAACGGCTGCAGCTATATCTTATGGCTTTCATGATGTATTTACTGGAGAAAAAAACATTGTCGTCTTCGATTTGGGTGGAGGTACGTTTGATGTGTCAGTTTTGTCTGTTCAAAAGGGTAAGATTGTCGTCAATGCTGTTAAAGGGGATATGCATTTGGGAGGTCAGGATTTTGATAACAGAATGCTTAATTACTGTGTTCAAAAGTTCAACACAAAATACAAGGTGGATATGAGTAAGAGTGCCAAAGCTCTTCGAAGGCTTCGTTCAGAATGCGAGAGAGCAAAGAGGAATTTGTCCCTTGAGGAAGAGACTGTCATCAACATTGACTGTCTTTATAAGGAACATGATTTTTCTGTAAATGTTAGCAGAGCCAAGTTCGAGGAGCTGAACGCCGAGTTATTTGAGAAGTGCATAGAAATAGTGAGAGAATGCCTACATGATGCTCACATGAGCAACGATCAAATCGACGACATTGTACTAGTGGGAGGTTCGTCGCGTATTACAAAGCTGCAAGAATTGCTGAGACAAAATTTTGGGCAGGAAGAGGTATGCAACAAAGTAAACCCCGACGAGGCGGTTGCTTATGGCGCAGCCGTGCAGGCGGCAGCATTGAACAATGAAGATGTGACCCTTGCGCTCACAGATGTCACACCTTTGAGCCTTGGAACTGAAACTGACGATGATGCAATCACCGTAGTTGTTCCTCGAAATACCCCAATTCCCACTCAGAGGAAGAAATATTTCACTACGTCATATGATGATCAGACTAGTGTGAATGTTGGTGTCTATGAAGGAGAGAGAGCATTGATCGCACAAAACAATTTGTTGGGCGAATTCGATTTGAGTGGAATTCCGCCGGCCAGATGTGGGGTGCCAAGTGTTAAAGTTTGCTTCAAAATAAGCGAGGGTGGTATTCTCACAGCTTCTGCAGAGGACGAGGGTAGCGGAGCAAGTAAAGAGATCACAATAACCAACGCGGGTGGAAGATTGAGCAAAGAGGAGGTAGGTGAAATGATAGCTGATGCAGAGAAATTTCGAGAGGATGATGAAAAAGTTAAAAAGAAGAATATGGCCAGAAAGAGTTTGGAGCACTTCATTTACAACATGAAAAGCAGGATAACTGAGGCCAAAGCCAAACATAATATCAAGACATCTGTTGCAGAAGGCGTCTTATTGACACTGAATAATGCCCAAGAATGGTTAGACGACAATGAGGACGCTGAAGCTTCTGAATTTGAAAACGAGTTGAAAGAACTCCAGAATGATCGGTTACCTGATTTTACCAGGAATCTATGA